A window of the Bufo gargarizans isolate SCDJY-AF-19 chromosome 1, ASM1485885v1, whole genome shotgun sequence genome harbors these coding sequences:
- the LOC122922795 gene encoding uncharacterized protein LOC122922795 isoform X1: MAFLIPCTGMGSTDSMWSKSQQQEEEEEEVTRDSETCASMGPLSPPPPDPTPPFQTPTQPAPPVVETENIRTHRPKRKRTDRQEDRLIACLDALAHPAPKLTSDALFLLSLEEKMLQVPRSRITEARDTITRTLDSFILHYDITQPNNAPQHPPQHPPPHPSQHPPTTHTYTSQTYPQTNIPHPHDTWHTQPQSSYSYPSTSMGNNTSTQMQPGQQSGGMREAMRDTEPHFAFPQYQNL, encoded by the exons ATGGCCTTTCTAATACCATGCACTGGAATGGGTAG caccgatagtatGTGGTCGAAAAGtcaacagcaggaggaggaagaggaggaggtcaccAGGGACAGTGAGACCTGTGCGTCTATGGGGCCACTAAGTCCTCCTCCACCCGATCCCACCCCTCCATTCCAAACCCCCACACAGCCTGCCCCACCTGTCGTGGAAACCGAAAACATTCGGACTCACCGtccaaaaaggaaaagaacagaTCGCCAGGAGGACCGGCTAATTGCATGCCTGGATGCACTTGCCCATCCAGCACCCAAACTCACTAGTGATGCCCTTTTCTTACTAAGTTTggaggaaaaaatgctgcaagtTCCCAGAAGTCGCATAACTGAAGCGAGGGATACCATAACAAGGACCCTAGACAGCTTCATtctacattatgacatcacacagcccaacaatgcaccacaacatccaccacaacatccaccaccacATCCATCACAACATCCACCAACCACTCACACATACACATCACAAACATACCCACAAACTAACATACCACACCCTCACGACACATGGCACACACAACCACAATCATCATACAGCTATCCCTCCACCAGCATGGGCAACAACACCTCCACTCAAATGCAACCCGGCCAGCAATCAGGCGGAATGAGAGAGGCCATGCGGGATACCGAGCCACATTTTGCATTCCCACAATACCAAAACCTTTGA
- the LOC122922795 gene encoding cyclic AMP-responsive element-binding protein 5-like isoform X2, with product MHWNGTDSMWSKSQQQEEEEEEVTRDSETCASMGPLSPPPPDPTPPFQTPTQPAPPVVETENIRTHRPKRKRTDRQEDRLIACLDALAHPAPKLTSDALFLLSLEEKMLQVPRSRITEARDTITRTLDSFILHYDITQPNNAPQHPPQHPPPHPSQHPPTTHTYTSQTYPQTNIPHPHDTWHTQPQSSYSYPSTSMGNNTSTQMQPGQQSGGMREAMRDTEPHFAFPQYQNL from the exons ATGCACTGGAATGG caccgatagtatGTGGTCGAAAAGtcaacagcaggaggaggaagaggaggaggtcaccAGGGACAGTGAGACCTGTGCGTCTATGGGGCCACTAAGTCCTCCTCCACCCGATCCCACCCCTCCATTCCAAACCCCCACACAGCCTGCCCCACCTGTCGTGGAAACCGAAAACATTCGGACTCACCGtccaaaaaggaaaagaacagaTCGCCAGGAGGACCGGCTAATTGCATGCCTGGATGCACTTGCCCATCCAGCACCCAAACTCACTAGTGATGCCCTTTTCTTACTAAGTTTggaggaaaaaatgctgcaagtTCCCAGAAGTCGCATAACTGAAGCGAGGGATACCATAACAAGGACCCTAGACAGCTTCATtctacattatgacatcacacagcccaacaatgcaccacaacatccaccacaacatccaccaccacATCCATCACAACATCCACCAACCACTCACACATACACATCACAAACATACCCACAAACTAACATACCACACCCTCACGACACATGGCACACACAACCACAATCATCATACAGCTATCCCTCCACCAGCATGGGCAACAACACCTCCACTCAAATGCAACCCGGCCAGCAATCAGGCGGAATGAGAGAGGCCATGCGGGATACCGAGCCACATTTTGCATTCCCACAATACCAAAACCTTTGA